Below is a genomic region from Nitrososphaerota archaeon.
TCTGCCCTCCTTTAGGCTAGATATATCACTTGGAACCATCCGCTCTAAGAGTGCTGTAGCGTCTCTGCCTCGAATAAGCAGCCTACCCATGTGAGAGACATCGAAGACGCCAACGCTCTCTCTTACAGCGAGGTGCTCGGATACTATGCTGCTGTAGTATAGAGGTAGATTGAAGCCGGCGAACTCAATCATCTTGGCGTGCTCAACGTGATAGGAGAATAGGTGTGTCCTCCTCAACACGCCTAGTATCTGGTTAAATAGCCATATACGTCTTCCTAAAGGCTGTTGAATCAAGTGAAATACATACCCATAAAGGTTCCTGTGAGGCGAGGTAGGTTCAACCTCTACCAGATCATAAGGGAAGCTGTTGAGGAGCAAGGTGCGGGGATCTTAGATGGAGACATCTTAGCGGTTTCAAGCAAGTTTATAGCGATGGCTGAAGGGCGAGTCGTCGACCTTGAATCGGTTAAAGCGAGTGCGGAGGCGGTTAAACTCTCTGCTGCAGCTCATATACCAAGCAGCCTAGCCGAGCTCATCCTAAGGGAGGCTGACAGAATTTACTCAACACTACCCGGCTTCGTCTTGACCATCAAGCACGGTATAGTGGTGCCAAATGCTGGTATAGATCGATCAAATGTAGAGCGTGGCTCAGCCATCCTCTACCCGAGAGACCCTGTTGCTGCTGCTGAAAAGCTTCGCCTACAGATACTTGTAGACCTAGGTAAGAGGGTTGGTGTGGTTGTTACAGATAGCAGACTTATGCCCACTAGAGTCGGCACAACAGGGATAGCGGTTGCTGCAGCTGGTTTCGAGGCTGTCAGCGATGAGCGAGGTAAGACGGACCTCTTTGGCAACATAATGAGGGTTACGAGGCGGGCTTTGGCTGACGATATAAGTGCTGGGGCGAATCTACTTATGGGTGAGACCAGCGAAAGCATACCTGTTGTGATCGTCAGAGGTAGCGGCTTGACTATAATAGACAGAGTGGTCGATGCAGAAGACCTTGCGATTAAGAGCGATGAATGCGTCTTCATAAGAGGCTTATCTCAGCAAGAAACAACAGTTTATATCTAACTACTAAAGCAAAAAGCTTTGATTACGGTTGGTTCTCGAAATAAGATGCGGATCTTGTGGCGCCTGCTTATATTCTGGCTTTGAGTTAAAATCTACTCGAGAACTCTTGAAGGCGAAGAACGGGGTATTTAAGTGTAGAAAATGCGGCGCACCACTCTCAGTAACAGACTTCACCCTAGAAATTTCAAAAGCCCATTAGACTACTATTAACTAAACTACACCCCTGGTGATAAAAAGACGCCCTACTCGTCTCAGAATGGTTCTGCTGTAAATATCGAAGTATGCTGGTGAGCGGAACGCTTAAAGCAGTAGCGACTAGAGAGCTGATTAAATGCTGTTCACATCCGTTGTGAGAAGAGCTAGGCTATATAACCCGATGAAGAACTTTGAGCTAGAGGAGCAGCAGATCGAATACAGGATAGACCCTTTGACTGGCGAAAGCACTCTCATAACCCCTGGTAGGGCTGAGTATGTGAAGAAGTACTTTGTCGAGGATGAAGAGGTGCTGCGGCGCTTCTTTGAGGAGAGTAGAGCCGGCTGCCCCTTCTGCGAGGAGAATCTTTGGTCAAAGGCTGCTCGCTTCCCTTCAGATCTTATCGAGGGGGGTGTGGTTAAGCTGGGTGATGTTGTGGCGTTTCCGAGCCTCTTCGCTCATGCTGAGTATAATGCTGTGATCGTGCTTAGTAAGCAGCACACCCTTAGGCTGGGTGAGTTCAACCGCTCTATTTTGAGCCAAGCCATCTCTGCAGCGAAGGTGATGCTGCGTCGAATATCTGAAGTCGACCCTGATGTCAAGTATGCTGCTTTTGTAATCAACTACCTCCCACCGGCAGGCTCTTCTGTTGCGCATCCACACGCCCAACTCCTAGCGTCAACCATACCCTTTAATCGCCTACAGCTGCTGATCTCAAAGAGCAGAAGGTACTTTGAGGAGCAAGGTAGATGCTACTGGCACTCACTCGTAGAAGTTGAAAGGGAGAGAGGTGAAAGATACCTAACCAGACTAGGCTCGGTCGAATGGTACCTACCCTACGCACCGCTGAGACAAAACGAGATCAGAGCAACGATCCCTTGGAAATCAAGCATAAACGATCTGAGCGAGGATGACATAGAGCACTTTGCAGAAGGCGTAGTGAGGGCGCTAAGATTCTACAGCAGCCAAGGTGTCGGTGCCTTCAACCTCTGCCTCTATTCAGCCAAAGGGGAAGATCCAAGATACTTTTGGGCTGGTTTAGAGATGGCGTCTAGACCCGGCCTTAAACCTATCTATCTAAACGATATCTGGAGTCTACCTCTACTCTTAAACTCTAGTGAAGTCTTTGAAACACCTGAAGCGCTCTGTAGGAGGGTAAAGCCCTTCTTCGAAGACCGTTAATCTTTTCTCTAACCACTTCCTTTAATCTACTTTATGTATCCAGAGGCGTTAGATGAGGAGTTAAGGAGGATAAATGGAGAGATTCTAACGCTGAGAGATATGGTTGAGCTAAGGCTTCGAGAGATGAACGAGGAGATCAAGATGCTGCACGCTAGAGTTAAGAGGCTAGAGGATGCGGCTGCTAAGATCATCGTCAAAGTGATAAGCCAACAGACAGGCTTGAGCGAAGAGGAAGTGAGGAAACTTATCTGCCTAAGCCTAGGGTTCGAAGATAAGAAAGATGTGTAAAGTAGGCTAAACAGAGATCAAGATGCCTTCTTGCCTTCCAGAGCCTCCTTGAGCTTATCTAACCCGTTTAGGGCGCATTCTATTATGAGTGCGCTTACGGATGGTATGTTTCTGGCTCTAAGTTCCTCTCTGTGTTCTTCGTAGAATCTGTTGAATAGCTCGAAGGTTTCTTCGTATATTGTT
It encodes:
- the cofE gene encoding coenzyme F420-0:L-glutamate ligase gives rise to the protein MNQVKYIPIKVPVRRGRFNLYQIIREAVEEQGAGILDGDILAVSSKFIAMAEGRVVDLESVKASAEAVKLSAAAHIPSSLAELILREADRIYSTLPGFVLTIKHGIVVPNAGIDRSNVERGSAILYPRDPVAAAEKLRLQILVDLGKRVGVVVTDSRLMPTRVGTTGIAVAAAGFEAVSDERGKTDLFGNIMRVTRRALADDISAGANLLMGETSESIPVVIVRGSGLTIIDRVVDAEDLAIKSDECVFIRGLSQQETTVYI